A portion of the Candidatus Eisenbacteria bacterium genome contains these proteins:
- a CDS encoding DEAD/DEAH box helicase: protein MTADSWIIQSLGAEKVRKAVEEAGRRRLRSALGVEGAGEFPDDQLRFVANGLELRVFELLDGDNTEVLQSAATDAFQVARALACPRAPIDAAEWLVRLGCLGVLGDRGADVRRLLIEEDLPQLPLDSEDWGIRVWACILDIWLRLFRKHGWGDLDLVQQRVAALRTNQLEHEPEFLVQAETRKDARPAWELISEYHLAKAAEILSIFLTQGSVDGHFDVREQLEAQFDRAIGAAGRGQLMERESLARLLARTARALVDNSIWTVTRAVNSRVTRFVESLTSRDRKQPIFEMLPPQRRTLREKGLLGSAHRSVVVSLPTSSGKTFIAEFRILQALNQFDQERGWVAYLAPTRALVNQLTLRLRRDLATLGSIVEKVSPALEIDGLEAGMLTDTDAERQFRILVTTPEKLDLMLRGGWEEKIGRPLTLVVVDEAHGLASQARGLKLELLLATINRECRHAQFLMLTPFIQNAAEIARWLAPDSNNSIELGVDWSPNDRVIAIARPQKGQRRGDFGVRLVTQHTTRNTIDVPEALDVGDRRPLGLSWSEVSTSPGKLAAATAQILQRRGTVIVLVDKPRNSWGVAAAFKVEGDHSDVGGADLTHIQRFLVDEMGQDFPLASLLEYGVGVHHSGLSEDTRTLVEWLTEQSKLRVLVATTTIAQGVNFPVSGVVFASHQYPYGQDMPPEDFWNIAGRAGRVDQGDLGIVALAGHNDAKAEKLKEFIGRSVGALNSTLIEMVQRADAEGKLLQLETLSYQPGWSSFVQYLAHTYRQIGNHERFAAEVEQVLRGTLGFQALRKSHKGWADRLVQGVYNYAERIKGKPLKLVDATGFSWESVSNTLVRVNEANLTSEVWSPELFGTRRDDLRRMMGVLLQVPELREPLKEVTGGEQPDGDMLARIICDWVQGRPLTEMATTYFSTKSGEDEESTGDRDPVAAMTRCCRSVFGRLTQTASWGLSALQSLTLGDSFDGMSADDQRVLRNLPARVYYGVNSDEAVALRLLGVPRSAAAPLAKSLGVGASEPLNDVRAKLRASNVSTWRTALGDRGESYHRVWSIIEGEG, encoded by the coding sequence GTGACCGCCGACTCCTGGATCATTCAGTCCCTCGGTGCCGAGAAGGTCCGTAAGGCCGTCGAAGAGGCTGGCCGGCGGCGCCTTCGCAGCGCGCTCGGGGTTGAAGGTGCCGGAGAGTTTCCGGACGACCAGCTTCGCTTCGTAGCGAACGGCCTTGAACTGCGCGTCTTTGAGCTGCTCGACGGAGACAACACCGAGGTCCTTCAATCCGCTGCCACGGATGCCTTCCAAGTTGCACGCGCGTTGGCGTGTCCCCGGGCGCCCATTGATGCGGCGGAATGGCTCGTGCGCCTCGGTTGCCTCGGCGTACTCGGCGACCGTGGGGCCGACGTTCGGCGTCTTCTCATCGAAGAAGACCTGCCGCAACTCCCGCTGGACTCGGAAGACTGGGGCATCCGCGTCTGGGCTTGCATCCTCGACATCTGGTTGCGGCTCTTCCGAAAGCACGGTTGGGGGGATCTGGACTTGGTGCAGCAGCGTGTGGCTGCATTACGTACCAACCAGCTCGAGCACGAACCAGAATTCCTCGTCCAGGCTGAAACGCGAAAGGACGCGCGGCCCGCGTGGGAGCTCATCTCGGAGTACCACCTCGCGAAGGCGGCCGAGATTCTCAGCATCTTTCTCACTCAGGGCTCGGTGGACGGTCACTTCGACGTGCGGGAACAGCTTGAGGCGCAGTTTGACCGCGCTATCGGTGCTGCCGGGCGTGGCCAACTCATGGAGCGCGAATCTCTGGCTCGTCTGCTCGCTCGAACCGCTCGGGCCCTCGTCGATAACAGCATCTGGACTGTGACCCGGGCGGTGAATAGCCGCGTAACGAGATTCGTGGAGTCGTTGACTTCGCGCGATCGGAAGCAGCCGATCTTCGAAATGCTCCCGCCGCAGCGTCGCACTTTGCGCGAGAAGGGCCTGCTCGGCTCGGCTCATCGCTCCGTCGTCGTGAGCCTTCCGACGTCGAGCGGAAAGACGTTCATCGCGGAGTTCCGCATTCTCCAAGCGCTCAACCAGTTCGACCAGGAGCGCGGTTGGGTCGCTTACCTCGCGCCGACCCGCGCACTCGTCAACCAGCTCACACTTCGCCTTCGACGGGACTTGGCCACCCTCGGCAGCATCGTAGAGAAGGTGAGCCCAGCGCTCGAGATTGATGGGCTCGAAGCCGGAATGTTGACCGACACTGATGCCGAACGGCAGTTTCGCATCCTCGTTACGACGCCAGAGAAGCTCGACCTCATGCTTCGTGGTGGCTGGGAAGAAAAGATAGGTCGGCCGTTGACTCTTGTGGTCGTGGACGAGGCACACGGGCTCGCATCCCAAGCGCGCGGCCTGAAGTTGGAGCTCCTGCTTGCCACGATCAACCGGGAGTGTCGACACGCGCAATTCCTGATGCTCACGCCGTTCATCCAAAACGCCGCTGAGATAGCGCGGTGGCTGGCTCCCGACAGCAACAACAGCATAGAACTCGGCGTTGACTGGAGTCCCAATGATCGCGTGATCGCTATCGCTCGACCCCAGAAGGGCCAGAGGCGCGGTGACTTCGGGGTGCGGCTTGTTACTCAGCACACGACGCGGAACACCATCGACGTGCCAGAGGCACTGGACGTTGGGGATCGGCGCCCGCTGGGGCTGTCGTGGTCTGAGGTTTCAACCTCACCGGGAAAGTTGGCGGCGGCAACCGCGCAAATCCTGCAGCGGCGTGGGACGGTGATCGTTCTTGTCGATAAGCCCCGAAACAGCTGGGGAGTTGCCGCGGCGTTCAAGGTTGAGGGAGATCACTCCGACGTTGGCGGCGCCGACCTCACGCACATTCAGCGGTTCCTTGTCGATGAGATGGGGCAGGATTTCCCCCTCGCATCGCTGCTCGAGTACGGGGTTGGTGTTCACCATTCCGGACTCTCCGAAGACACAAGAACGCTTGTTGAGTGGCTGACGGAGCAGTCGAAACTGCGCGTGCTTGTCGCGACCACGACAATTGCTCAGGGCGTGAACTTTCCCGTCTCCGGTGTCGTCTTCGCGAGCCACCAATATCCGTATGGACAAGACATGCCGCCGGAGGATTTCTGGAACATCGCGGGACGTGCCGGGCGCGTCGACCAAGGCGACCTCGGCATCGTTGCGCTTGCCGGGCACAATGACGCCAAGGCGGAGAAGCTTAAGGAGTTCATCGGCCGGTCTGTCGGCGCTCTGAACTCAACGCTGATTGAGATGGTTCAGCGCGCCGATGCTGAAGGAAAGCTGCTCCAACTCGAGACGCTTTCCTACCAGCCGGGATGGTCGTCGTTTGTGCAGTACCTCGCGCACACCTATCGGCAGATTGGGAACCACGAGCGCTTCGCCGCAGAAGTCGAGCAGGTCCTTCGCGGAACTCTTGGTTTTCAGGCGCTACGCAAGAGCCACAAGGGCTGGGCCGACCGCTTAGTGCAGGGCGTCTACAACTATGCGGAGCGCATCAAGGGCAAGCCACTGAAGCTCGTCGACGCGACCGGTTTCTCATGGGAGTCCGTTAGCAACACGCTGGTCCGCGTGAACGAGGCGAACCTGACAAGCGAGGTGTGGTCACCCGAGCTGTTCGGCACTCGCCGCGACGACCTCCGGCGCATGATGGGAGTCTTGCTTCAGGTGCCCGAACTGCGGGAGCCGCTCAAGGAGGTTACGGGCGGCGAGCAGCCGGACGGCGACATGCTCGCACGGATCATCTGCGACTGGGTGCAGGGACGCCCGCTCACCGAAATGGCGACGACGTACTTTTCGACGAAGTCGGGTGAAGACGAGGAAAGCACGGGCGACCGAGATCCGGTTGCGGCGATGACCCGCTGCTGCAGAAGTGTCTTCGGTCGGCTCACGCAGACGGCCTCGTGGGGCCTGTCCGCCCTGCAATCGCTTACGCTCGGCGACTCCTTCGACGGGATGTCCGCGGACGACCAGCGCGTTCTTCGCAATCTGCCAGCACGCGTCTACTACGGCGTGAACTCGGACGAGGCCGTTGCCCTGCGGCTTCTGGGTGTACCGCGCTCGGCTGCCGCGCCACTGGCCAAGTCGTTGGGGGTTGGCGCGTCTGAACCCCTGAACGACGTGCGAGCCAAGCTTCGGGCGTCGAATGTGAGCACGTGGCGAACCGCGCTTGGCGACCGAGGCGAAAGCTATCACCGCGTTTGGTCAATCATTGAAGGTGAAGGATGA
- a CDS encoding restriction endonuclease subunit S has translation METELCAIAPADWQIRSVEDICVRVTSGGTPSRREPAYYADGTWPWVKTQELQDKWIDDTEEHITEEAVASSSAKVLPAHTVLVAMYGATVGQLGILRRPMTCNQACSALIVNPAEADYRFLYFQLLQVRSQLKSLATGAAQQNLSGVLIKSLRLPFPPVEEQRAIAQFLGTLDDKIELNRRMNETLEAMARALFKSWFVDFDPVRAKAEGRDPGLPKPLADLFPDSFEDSELGEIPTGWEVGTIYKIADVVYGAPFASSQFNTEGLGKPLIRIRDLADESPGVWTPEVHPKGYVVRPGDVVVGMDGEFRAYLWGGAEAWLNQRVCVFVPKGSASAAFVRNSIIEPLAHIEATETATTVIHLGKGDIDRFVGVVPSDEVLAAFNAHCQPWYERIVAGKRDSRTLAALRDTLLPKLISGELRVKDTERFVPAGVA, from the coding sequence ATGGAGACTGAGCTCTGCGCGATTGCGCCGGCGGACTGGCAGATCAGGTCGGTCGAAGATATCTGCGTTCGCGTGACGAGTGGCGGCACACCCAGCCGACGCGAACCAGCCTACTACGCCGACGGCACGTGGCCATGGGTCAAGACGCAGGAGTTGCAGGACAAGTGGATTGATGACACCGAAGAGCACATTACTGAAGAAGCGGTGGCGTCATCGTCAGCGAAGGTGCTTCCGGCGCACACCGTCCTAGTTGCGATGTACGGCGCCACCGTGGGCCAGCTTGGAATTCTGCGACGCCCGATGACGTGCAATCAGGCATGCAGCGCACTGATCGTGAACCCGGCAGAAGCCGACTACCGATTCCTCTACTTTCAGTTGCTTCAGGTTCGTTCGCAGCTCAAGAGCCTCGCAACGGGCGCAGCGCAGCAGAACCTGAGCGGCGTTCTGATCAAGTCATTGCGCTTGCCGTTTCCGCCGGTTGAGGAACAACGTGCCATCGCCCAATTCCTCGGCACGCTGGACGACAAGATCGAACTGAACCGGCGGATGAACGAGACGCTGGAGGCGATGGCGCGCGCGCTCTTCAAGTCGTGGTTCGTGGACTTCGACCCCGTCCGCGCCAAGGCCGAAGGCCGCGACCCCGGCCTCCCCAAGCCCCTCGCCGACCTCTTCCCGGATTCCTTCGAGGACTCGGAGCTGGGGGAGATTCCGACGGGGTGGGAAGTTGGGACGATCTACAAGATCGCCGATGTTGTTTACGGCGCGCCGTTCGCTTCGTCGCAGTTCAACACCGAGGGACTTGGTAAACCACTGATTCGCATTCGAGACCTTGCGGACGAGAGCCCTGGCGTATGGACGCCCGAGGTGCACCCGAAGGGCTACGTGGTTCGCCCAGGTGATGTCGTTGTCGGCATGGACGGCGAGTTTCGTGCCTACCTGTGGGGCGGTGCAGAGGCTTGGCTGAACCAGCGAGTGTGTGTGTTCGTTCCAAAGGGAAGTGCATCAGCCGCCTTTGTCCGGAACAGCATTATCGAGCCACTGGCACATATTGAGGCGACCGAAACGGCGACTACGGTGATCCACCTGGGCAAGGGCGACATCGATCGCTTTGTGGGGGTTGTGCCGTCCGATGAAGTGCTGGCTGCTTTCAACGCGCACTGTCAGCCATGGTATGAGCGCATCGTCGCGGGCAAGCGCGACTCCCGCACCCTCGCCGCCCTGCGCGACACGCTGCTGCCCAAGCTCATCTCGGGCGAGCTACGGGTGAAGGACACCGAGCGATTCGTTCCAGCGGGCGTGGCATGA
- a CDS encoding SAM-dependent DNA methyltransferase produces the protein MAQRAKKSSAAAPLGYEAQLWQMADALRGSMDAAEYKHVCLGLLFLKYISDAFEERHAALLAEKSKGGDPEDPDEYRAQSIFWVPPEARWPHLKAQARQSTIGQLVDDAMAGIERDNPALKGVLPKDYARPALDKQRLGQLIDMISNIRVGDEASRAKDVLGRVYEYFLSQFASAEGKKGGEFYTPRCVVKLLVEMLEPYRGRVYDPCCGSSGMFVQSVEFIRAHAKGNGHGGNTGAKAKADISIYGQESNYTTWRLARMNLAIRGIDSGQIAQGDTFHNDRHPDLKADFILANPPFNISDWGGERLRDDKRWQYAAPPAGNANFAWVQHIVHHLAPAGVAGFVLANGSMSSNQSGEGEIRKSLIEADLVDCMVALPGQLFYSTPIPACLWFLARDRKNGKFRDRRGHVLFIDARKLGPLVDRTHRELTDEDIARITDTYHAWRGEKEAGEYADVPGFCRSAPLDEVRKHGHVLTPGRYVGAEAQEDDGEPFEEKMRRLTATLREQQVEAAKLDAAIAANLRELGYGD, from the coding sequence ATGGCACAGAGGGCGAAGAAGAGCAGTGCCGCCGCCCCGCTCGGCTACGAAGCTCAGCTCTGGCAGATGGCCGACGCCTTGCGAGGCAGCATGGACGCGGCCGAATACAAGCATGTCTGCCTCGGCCTGCTGTTTCTCAAGTACATCTCCGATGCCTTCGAGGAGCGCCACGCTGCTCTGCTTGCCGAGAAGTCGAAGGGCGGCGACCCTGAAGACCCGGATGAGTACCGAGCGCAGAGCATCTTCTGGGTGCCGCCCGAGGCGCGCTGGCCGCACCTGAAGGCGCAGGCGCGCCAGAGCACCATCGGCCAGCTCGTCGACGACGCGATGGCCGGCATCGAGCGCGACAATCCGGCGCTCAAGGGCGTGCTGCCCAAGGACTACGCCCGCCCCGCGCTCGACAAGCAGCGCCTGGGCCAGCTGATCGACATGATCAGCAACATCCGCGTCGGCGACGAGGCCAGCCGCGCCAAGGACGTGCTTGGCCGCGTCTACGAGTACTTCCTCTCTCAGTTCGCCAGTGCCGAGGGCAAGAAGGGCGGCGAGTTCTACACACCGCGCTGCGTGGTCAAGCTGCTGGTCGAGATGCTCGAGCCCTACCGCGGCCGGGTGTACGACCCGTGCTGCGGTTCGTCGGGCATGTTCGTGCAGTCGGTGGAGTTCATCCGCGCGCACGCCAAGGGCAACGGTCATGGCGGCAACACCGGCGCCAAGGCCAAGGCTGACATCTCGATCTACGGCCAGGAATCGAACTACACCACCTGGCGCCTGGCACGCATGAACCTCGCCATCCGCGGCATCGACAGCGGCCAGATCGCGCAGGGCGACACCTTCCACAACGACCGCCACCCAGATCTCAAGGCCGACTTCATCCTCGCCAACCCGCCCTTCAACATCTCCGACTGGGGCGGCGAGCGCCTGCGCGACGACAAGCGCTGGCAGTACGCCGCTCCACCCGCGGGCAACGCCAACTTCGCGTGGGTGCAGCACATCGTGCACCACCTCGCGCCCGCGGGCGTGGCCGGCTTCGTGCTGGCCAACGGCTCGATGTCGTCCAACCAGTCCGGCGAAGGCGAGATCCGCAAGAGCCTGATCGAGGCCGACCTCGTGGACTGCATGGTCGCGCTGCCGGGCCAGCTCTTCTACTCGACGCCGATCCCCGCGTGCCTGTGGTTCCTCGCGCGCGACCGCAAGAACGGGAAGTTCCGTGATCGCCGCGGCCACGTGCTCTTCATCGACGCCCGCAAGCTCGGCCCCCTTGTGGACCGCACCCACCGCGAGCTGACCGACGAGGACATCGCCCGCATTACCGACACCTACCACGCCTGGCGCGGCGAGAAGGAGGCCGGCGAGTACGCCGACGTGCCCGGCTTCTGCAGGAGCGCGCCGCTCGACGAGGTGCGCAAGCACGGCCATGTGCTTACGCCTGGCCGCTACGTCGGCGCCGAGGCGCAGGAGGACGACGGCGAGCCGTTCGAGGAGAAGATGCGGCGGCTCACCGCGACGCTGCGCGAGCAGCAGGTTGAGGCCGCGAAGCTCGATGCTGCGATTGCCGCGAATCTAAGGGAGCTTGGGTATGGAGACTGA